Below is a genomic region from Triticum dicoccoides isolate Atlit2015 ecotype Zavitan chromosome 5A, WEW_v2.0, whole genome shotgun sequence.
TCTGATATTGATATTCTTTACTCTAGAAACACCTAACAAATTATTTGCTAGATTCATACACTCTAGAACAGCCTATCAAGTTTCATAGATATTTAAGTCTATTATGGAAAATGATACATACACATACATACCGAGATAATATTAGTTTCTTAAGATTTAGAGTAAAATCCGTTGAAAAATGACAGTGTTCTAAACACCCAAAACTAGAAAATGGGCAAAATACCATCTCAGCTTGGCAGACAAATTTGTATTTTGTTTGTATGTATAAGAATTTCATGAAAAATATGTACATTAGTATAGATAAGTCTATTTACAATTTTAACTCGACTAATTATACCAAAAACATGATATTCCAAATATTAAAATTGAATAACTTCAGTCAATAAAAATAATATACACCTTTCATGACAAGATGAGTTAACATGAAGTACAAAAGTTTAGTATAAATAAGCGAGTCGCACAAGAAACCAGTGCACCGTAGGTAGGCAGAAAGATATCACAAGGTAGCAAATACCATATAGAAAAAAGGGAAACAGGCCCACAAAATTTTTATTCTATTAATCGTCTTATTATTTAACCGGCAGATTAATGCCTTGCATATTGGTCGTTCGAGCATTAAGTGAACCCTAATTCGAAGAAATTTTAAACTTAGTCTCGCTTGATTATAATGAGGCTACACGATCCAAAACATCGAAAAGAGAAAAGGTGTTTACTTATTTACTAGTTGATATAAATGGGAAAAATCCAAGTTAATTATGCAATTATGATGCTCATGTAATGTTGATGATTTCATGATGGTGCGAAAATAAAATAACAAACAATTTCTTATTTGGAAAAAACCCAAGGCAGTTGATGATTTCATGACGGTGCTAACATGTCGCTCATAAGAGAGGGAAACGACCGGCAACATTTTTATTTTGTAAATCATCTTATTATTTAACTGACGGTTATAATGCCTGGCATATTTTATTTATCGGTCGTCAAACGAACTCTGGTTCAGACAATAGTTTAAAGGTTGTCTCGCTAGATTATAATAAGGCCACCCGATTCATCCCAAGTCAAATCAGAGACCATTTGAAATTGATTTAGGAAATATCTCCATTTACTAAATAAACAGAGGGTTTGCATTACGGGTGATAGCTCGGCTAGCTCATTGTGAAAAAAATCGGGTTACTGCCAAACATCACAACAAGGTCGAGTTAGTCTGGTGGTCAGTCTCAATCCAGAACATAGAAAAGAGAAAGCGGTTTACTTATTCATCATTTGACAAAATGGCAAAAAATCCAAATTAATTGTTAGGATGCTCATGTAATCGGGTCACTGCCAAACATCATTATGATGCTCATGAAATGTTGATGATGTCATAATGATGCAAAAAATTGCAAACAATTTCTTGTTTGGGGAAAACTCAGGGTTGTTACACGGGAGCTCGAGCTCTCTGTCGTCCCCTGTCACCGGACAACGCAATGCGTATGACGGCGCCAACCTGTCATGCTCCGCACGCTCTGCGTAGGTGTAGATCCGCCACttgtcacacccctctcccaccccTCTGACCTCGCACCGAAGGTGCGCGCTCCACGCCGCAAGAGATAGCGAGTGAAGGAGAGGGTGGTGGCGGTGAAGGCAAGTTCCTCCCACAGATCCCGCGTGTCTGCGACCGCGCCGCTCGTCGATCCGGATAAGCGGCTCTTGCACGTGGTGTTGCATTCGCCGATGTCCACAACAGAGACAGACACGAGGTGCCCGCAGTGCAAGAACACGAATGCACTCCAAGTCAGCACCGAGCAGTCTGAGTGCCTCGCGACGGAGAGGGTGCCTGTCGACGCGTAAGTGGCTCGGCTCACGAAGGAGCAGGCGAGCGCTGCCCATCGTCTCACTGACAAACATGTCGTCCTCGCTCGGCGGGGCACGATGAGCACCGACAACGACGCCCCTTCGGCCGCCGACGCCTACGCGGAGTACTACTACCACCACTCTCGTGGCCGCAAGGAGAAGGGACCGGCGAGGAAATGATGATGTCCAGCGCCCCCTCGGTTTAGCTATGTTTATCTATGTATCTAGATTCGTGTGATGAACTTTTGGGCCGGAATGTACAAAACTGTATGCCGAATAAGTATGGTCCGTGCTATGTTTCTGTTGTCTGAATGTTGATATGTTGATCTACATACTTTGCATCAACTTGCATCGCTAATATGGATTTGGGGGCCAGATGTAAGGGCCTAAGGGGGATGACTGCTGACATGGAGACATGAGGGGTGACCGGCGGATGCGCCCGAACACGGGCATTTAGGTTTAAGGATTTGTGTGAAGTCCATTTGTAGATGTCCTTAACAATATTTTCTACCGTTGGAGGTTTTCAGCGTTTCCGTGGCCTGTACGTGCCAAGCAAGCCCATGAATCGCATCCAACGTGTAAGGGGACAAGATCCGGTGAGGAGAGCAGGGAACACACATTTAATCACATTTTTTGCCAAAAAAGGGAACGAATTATAGCCATGGCGTCCACACGACGCAGCACGCCGATCGCAACGACACTGTACGATGCATGTTAAACGACGACGATCGACGAGGCTGCGTCAGAGCGCCTGGTcgctggcggggaagaagatcttccAGTAGAGCAGCTCGTTCCAGGCGTCGGGCACGCCGGGGAGGCACCAGTGGGTGCAGTCGGCGTAGCTCTTGGGGTCGGCGAGCTGCTCCTTGGTCGGCGGCGCCCACTGCTCCCGGTACACCTGCGTGTGCGCGTCCCGGCGGTACTCGGACATCTGCGTGACGTTCACCACGCCCACCGGCACCCTCGCGGACGCGCCCAGCACCTCGCCGGTCACCCGCAGCATCGCCTTGCTCGTGCTGCCCCAGTAGGACGCGTCGGCGATGGGCTTGGTCTGGCCGTGGCAGTTGCTGCCCTCCGCCTCGTCGCCCCAGAGCTGGCCGCTGGCGTGCGTGGGCGACGCCGTGACGAAGAAGACCCGGGACTTCTTGGGGTCCACGTTGCCGTCCAGCCAGCGCACCACCTGGTGCAGCACCAGCCTGTAGGCCTCCTCCGCCCCCATCTCCACGATGTCCTTGCTCATGTCGTTGTCGGCGCCCCTCCTGCGACCAACCATGCATACAGAAGAAGATCAGAGCTTCGTTCCGATCATCAAAGTGATCTTGATCATGGTTGATGTGGAGATGTTTGTTCGGCGGCTTACAGAATCTGGATCTTGTCTCCGGTCATCCACCAGAGGTAGGAGTTGAAGACGAGGACGTCGGCGCCCTTCCAGAAGCGGGAGTGGCGGTCCATGGGGGCGCCGCGGATGACGCGGTCGTTGAGCTGGTGCTcgacgccgtcgtcggcgttggactCGGCGAGGAGCGGCGCCCAGTAGAACTCGATGGTGGCGTCGTAGGCCTTGGCCCTGAAGATGCTGAGGGCGTCGACGGTCTCGAAGGAGCTTGAGCCCTCGGGCATggcgcggtggaggaggcagagcaGCGACACGTACTGCGCCCGGTTCAGCGCGTCGCCCACGAACAGCATCCGCTTCCCGCGCAGCATCTCCAGCATCACCGTCGCGTTGAAGCTGCAGCACGAGAatattttcttcttcttagaacatCACTTTTACGTTGATAAAATCAGAATATGAACTGAGATGAACCACAAACAAATCAACCAACAACACGTAACATGTCGCTCCGAATCTCTGAACCAACCCCAAGTGATTTTCATGCAAGTCTTTTAGGGGGAATGTTTGCCAATTTACCGTGAAAGAATGTCCACTCAAAAGTCTAATTATTCATCAAACTACTAGATCGATCAGCGTAGCGAGTGCAACAACTGCAGCTGAGTATAGCTAGTTGACCTGTACCTCCCGTCCCACCCAACCCTGCCGCATGAGCCAAAACATTTTGGACAGCGAATCACCGCTCAGCATTTCCCCAAAAGACTGGCTGTGCAATGAGCCAATGAGACCTCAGAGCCATGACATGCACAAGACACTATTGGGATTTTGAATCCACCAACGTTGATGGACCTCGTTTCGTTTGTCTGCACGGCGTGCATGTTTGGCATCTGGACCGAAGCCATGCACAGCCACCAAGGCGTGCCCCTGGCTTGCCACAGTTTTGGGGTAGAGCAAAAGTGCGGAATCCGCAGCAGTTTGGCAGCAATTTTTGTTAATTTGCTCTGTTAAAATTGCGGCTAGAACGCAGGCACGTCCCCGACAATCGGTAGTGCTAGCTCCTGCATCACGTGAGCACATATAGACACACACAAGGATCATAACTAACCTCTTCACGATAATCACCCAGCAGCAGTACCTCCTCGCCGTTCATTACTAGCAGTACAGTGCTATAACGGCTTTGAAGTTTTGAATCTTTGAGCTCTACTGCTGAGTAACTTGTNNNNNNNNNNNNNNNNNNNNNNNNNNNNNNNNNNNNNNNNNNNNNNNNNNNNNNNNNNNNNNNNNNNNNNNNNNNNNNNNNNNNNNNNNNNNNNNNNNNNNNNNNNNNNNNNNNNNNNNNNNNNNNNNNNNNNNNNNNNNNNNNNNNNNNNNNNNNNNNNNNNNNNNNNNNNNNNNNNNNNNNNNNNNNNNNNNNNNNNNNNNNNNNNNNNNNNNNNNNNNNNNNNNNNNNNNagagagagagagagagagagagaggatggcgCCTCACCTACCCTGCGCTGTAGCGCTGTCCTTCCACGGCGCAAAGGCCCTACCGTGCCTCCGCATTATTGGCTTAGCTAGAGCTGGAGCTCACGAAATTACCACATCGGTCGAGCTGTTCCCGCGTCAATCTATTCTATCCACGACACGAGTAATTTTTGGATTTCTACGTACGCAACAAAGCGGCGCTACTCgtctcgtctactcctccgtccgtATCTTTATGCGCGGTGCCTTGCGTGCGTGACGGGCGTGCACTTTGGATCCCACCGACCGTACCCTACACGCACCGATCTACCGTGCGCGAGCTCATCGTGAGTGGCGGTGAGATGGTAAGGCGAGAACACGCCGGCGGGAGAGCGCACCTGGGGAGCGAGCAGCCGCGGGGCTGCCACCGCCAGTGCTGGTACGACTTGTCGGGGCGGCCGTGCGCCTGGCAGGTCAGCTCGGCCGGGATGTAGGGGCACGCCGCCTCCTCGtacgccggcgccgccgcctcgtCGTACACCCACTCGCCCTGCCCGACGTCGCACCCCTCCGGCGCCGCGCCCACCGCGAATGGCAGCAGCTCCGACCCGCCCTCACCCTCCTGCAATGCCACGGCAGCAAACATTAGCCAGGCACGCGCATTTTTACGCTAAGGAAGTCCAGGGTGCCGGCGACGCGTACCTGGCCAGCGACGCCGAGGAACGGCGCGGCGGCGGCCACGAGGGCCAGGACGGCGAGGAGCTTGGCCATGGCGTCCGTCAGTTCGCTGGTTGCTGCTCTGCTGGGTGTGTCGATCGGCTCTGGTAGCTCACGAGGGGCGCGCGCGCATTGGGTGGGTGGGATCTCGGCAAGCTCTAGCTCACTCTGAGTAGCCACCAGACCACCGGGACACTGACGGGATCGGGCTCGCGCTCCAGCAGATATAACGCGGGCGCGAGGGTCCGGCTCCAACAACCGCCGCACGTACTCCTACCACTCCTACCACACCAGACCACTGGTAGTAGTAGGCGCGACGACATTGGGGGGTGCTGGCTAGAGCTAGCTTGTGTCGCACGGCCGCGAACTACTAGCGGCAGCTTTTGAATTTCCTAAACCTAAAGCGAGATCTCACTCCCTTTCCGAGCCACCGACTGAGTGCGGCTCGACGCCCCGATCGGCAGTACTGTAGCGAGCTCGCGCCGGTGCGGTACGGTGGCGGGTGGGCGATGGGTGTGCGTGCGCTCCTTTGCAAGGCACGACTTGCCCGGACTGCCACGGTAGGTGGGTGGGTTGCTCTGATGCTATCTGGTTGGAACTCCGTCCAAGTTCTCGTCAGGGTTGGTGCACGGTGTAAAATTCAGTTTTATTGTTGTTGCGACTACGTTCTTAATTATtattccctccgtttcaaattactcgtcgcaaaAATGGATATAtccagaactaaaatacatctagatacatccatacctgcgacaagtaattcaaaACGGAGGAAGTACGTCCTGCAGGAGCGAACGAACGTGCGCTTTGTAGCAGCAGCTAGCGCGACGGCCCTCCGCGGTACGCTGCCGCCGACGTTCGCTTTTCTCCGGCGGGGGGAA
It encodes:
- the LOC119303782 gene encoding protein trichome birefringence-like 33, whose product is MAKLLAVLALVAAAAPFLGVAGQEGEGGSELLPFAVGAAPEGCDVGQGEWVYDEAAAPAYEEAACPYIPAELTCQAHGRPDKSYQHWRWQPRGCSLPSFNATVMLEMLRGKRMLFVGDALNRAQYVSLLCLLHRAMPEGSSSFETVDALSIFRAKAYDATIEFYWAPLLAESNADDGVEHQLNDRVIRGAPMDRHSRFWKGADVLVFNSYLWWMTGDKIQILRGADNDMSKDIVEMGAEEAYRLVLHQVVRWLDGNVDPKKSRVFFVTASPTHASGQLWGDEAEGSNCHGQTKPIADASYWGSTSKAMLRVTGEVLGASARVPVGVVNVTQMSEYRRDAHTQVYREQWAPPTKEQLADPKSYADCTHWCLPGVPDAWNELLYWKIFFPASDQAL